One Castanea sativa cultivar Marrone di Chiusa Pesio chromosome 4, ASM4071231v1 DNA window includes the following coding sequences:
- the LOC142632867 gene encoding (+)-cis,trans-nepetalactol synthase NEPS1-like translates to MTDSTTPKNKLEGKVAIVTGGASGMGEATARLFASHGARAIVIADVQDEKGQIVAASIGPNICSYVHCDVSDEEQVKTLVDSTVKTYGRLDIMFSNAGMARATHTCEQTVFDIDLSAYDKVMAVNARGMVACVKHAVNAMVEGHVRGSIICTASVVASRGTKNTIDYTMSKHAVLGLVRSASLQVGSYGIRVNCVSPGSVGTQLMKDMLKTESDEEVDKALESTSNLKGGVLMPKNVADAVVFLASEDSQFVTGHNLEVHAGFKFRDD, encoded by the coding sequence ATGACAGACTCCACAACTCCAAAGAACAAGCTCGAAGGCAAGGTGGCCATAGTCACTGGCGGAGCAAGCGGCATGGGCGAGGCCACGGCTCGCCTTTTCGCCTCTCACGGTGCAAGAGCCATCGTCATTGCCGACGTCCAAGACGAGAAGGGCCAAATTGTCGCTGCATCTATCGGCCCCAACATATGTAGCTATGTCCACTGTGACGTCAGCGACGAGGAACAGGTGAAAACATTGGTAGACTCCACAGTCAAAACGTACGGACGCCTTGACATCATGTTCAGCAACGCGGGCATGGCTCGAGCAACCCACACATGCGAGCAGACCGTGTTTGACATAGACTTGTCGGCTTACGACAAGGTCATGGCGGTTAACGCACGTGGGATGGTGGCGTGCGTGAAGCATGCGGTGAACGCGATGGTGGAAGGACATGTTAGGGGGAGCATAATATGCACAGCGAGCGTGGTGGCGAGTCGTGGTACCAAAAACACTATCGACTATACCATGTCGAAGCATGCAGTGTTAGGGTTAGTGAGGTCGGCGAGCTTGCAGGTGGGTTCATATGGGATACGCGTAAATTGTGTTTCACCGGGGTCAGTTGGGACGCAATTGATGAAGGACATGTTGAAAACAGAAAGTGATGAGGAGGTGGATAAGGCGTTAGAGTCGACTTCAAACTTGAAAGGTGGGGTGCTGATGCCAAAAAATGTGGCAGATGCTGTGGTGTTTCTTGCTTCTGAGGATTCCCAGTTTGTCACTGGCCATAATTTGGAGGTTCATGCTGGGTTTAAATTTAGAGATGACTAG